In one Cellulomonas sp. JZ18 genomic region, the following are encoded:
- a CDS encoding Dps family protein, protein MAAADLPKYTVPSLTPEDGARVAEILQGRLHALNDLQLTLKHIHWNVVGPHFIAVHEMLDPQVDAVRAMVDATAERIATLGVSPQGTPGAIVAARTWDDYSIGRATTTAHLGALDEVYVGVITDHRAAAEATEELDTVTNDLLVGHLHELELFHWFVRAHLENAGGDLTNAGAHTERDAAALAEAGDPSDDAHR, encoded by the coding sequence ATGGCTGCTGCCGACCTGCCGAAGTACACCGTGCCGTCGCTCACGCCGGAGGACGGCGCCCGGGTGGCCGAGATCCTCCAGGGGCGTCTGCACGCGCTGAACGACCTGCAGCTCACGCTCAAGCACATCCACTGGAACGTCGTCGGCCCGCACTTCATCGCCGTGCACGAGATGCTCGACCCGCAGGTCGACGCCGTGCGCGCCATGGTCGACGCGACGGCGGAGCGGATCGCGACCCTGGGTGTCTCGCCGCAGGGCACACCCGGCGCGATCGTCGCCGCGCGCACCTGGGACGACTACAGCATCGGCCGCGCCACGACCACGGCCCACCTCGGCGCGCTCGACGAGGTGTACGTCGGCGTCATCACCGACCACCGGGCGGCCGCCGAGGCGACCGAGGAGCTGGACACCGTCACGAACGACCTGCTCGTGGGGCACCTGCACGAGCTCGAGCTGTTCCACTGGTTCGTGCGCGCGCACCTCGAGAACGCCGGTGGGGACCTGACGAACGCCGGGGCGCACACCGAGCGGGACGCGGCGGCGCTCGCCGAGGCCGGCGACCCGTCGGACGACGCGCACCGGTGA
- a CDS encoding App1 family protein — MSPSPTPTTPVPAGTAEGDGLRTGRGAARDLDGVARPRPHLAARIEDRLDAGVARLLRRRGWTVRIVGYAGYGSQGWVRVLARTLLAAPAVTGEDLPDAGAAAQTGEERPAAPVRGWRSFLTAPVTGARLEVQVGSATHVLETDRGGYLDAVVPSDLPPGWHEVTLRSADGAQAVAPVLVVGAEPTVGIVSDIDDTVMVTRLPRPLVAAWNTLVRHENAREAVPGMSRLYRELRRGHEERPVVYLSTGAWNAAPAIGRFLRRHDYPAGPMLLTDWGPTNTGLFRSGQQHKVTQLRRLFAELPQVRWLLVGDDGQHDPEIYAGAVEHHRDRVEAVLIRQLTAAEHVLSHGLPAATPQTEQAEAAADRPGLEVLQGADGDELLAQAHERGLVPGG; from the coding sequence GTGAGCCCGTCCCCCACCCCCACCACGCCCGTCCCCGCCGGCACCGCCGAGGGGGACGGGCTGCGCACGGGGCGCGGCGCCGCGCGCGACCTCGACGGCGTCGCCCGGCCGCGCCCGCACCTCGCCGCGCGCATCGAGGACCGGCTCGACGCCGGCGTCGCCCGGCTGCTGCGCCGGCGCGGCTGGACGGTGCGGATCGTCGGCTACGCGGGGTACGGGTCGCAGGGCTGGGTGCGGGTGCTCGCCCGGACCCTGCTCGCCGCCCCCGCGGTGACGGGTGAGGACCTGCCGGACGCCGGTGCGGCGGCGCAGACGGGCGAGGAGCGCCCGGCGGCGCCGGTGCGGGGCTGGCGCTCGTTCCTCACGGCACCGGTCACCGGGGCACGCCTGGAGGTGCAGGTCGGGTCCGCCACGCACGTGCTCGAGACCGACCGCGGCGGCTACCTGGACGCGGTCGTCCCGTCCGACCTGCCGCCCGGCTGGCACGAGGTCACGCTCCGGTCGGCCGACGGTGCGCAGGCCGTGGCGCCCGTCCTCGTCGTGGGCGCGGAGCCGACGGTCGGCATCGTGAGCGACATCGACGACACGGTGATGGTCACGCGCCTGCCGCGTCCGCTCGTCGCCGCGTGGAACACGCTGGTGCGGCACGAGAACGCGCGCGAGGCGGTGCCCGGCATGTCGCGGCTGTACCGCGAGCTGCGCCGGGGGCACGAGGAGCGTCCCGTCGTCTACCTGTCGACCGGTGCCTGGAACGCGGCCCCGGCGATCGGGCGGTTCCTGCGGCGGCACGACTACCCGGCGGGCCCGATGCTGCTCACCGACTGGGGCCCGACGAACACGGGCCTGTTCCGCAGCGGGCAGCAGCACAAGGTGACGCAGCTGCGGCGGCTGTTCGCCGAGCTGCCGCAGGTGCGCTGGCTGCTCGTCGGCGACGACGGGCAGCACGACCCGGAGATCTACGCCGGGGCGGTGGAGCACCACCGCGACCGGGTGGAGGCGGTGCTGATCCGCCAGCTGACGGCGGCCGAGCACGTGCTCTCGCACGGTCTGCCCGCGGCGACGCCCCAGACGGAGCAGGCCGAGGCGGCGGCCGACCGGCCGGGCCTGGAGGTGCTGCAGGGCGCCGACGGGGACGAGCTGCTCGCGCAGGCGCACGAGCGGGGGCTCGTGCCCGGCGGCTGA
- the ligD gene encoding non-homologous end-joining DNA ligase — MSADRQTVDVGGRPVRLTHLEKVMYPASGTTKAEVLDYYVRVAPALLRQLADRPVTRIRWPEGTGGERFFEKNVPRGAPAWLRHHRVPASPGGDEDGTVLDLPVLEDLAGLVWAANQGALELHTPQWTVGPRGGVRDADRLVVDLDPGPGAGLDACVRVAHLVADRLAADGLTRTVPVTSGSKGLQLYAPLPRPRAPHDVRTYARGLAQAVARDEPALVVSVMRKDARPGRVLIDWSQNHPAKTTIAPWSLRGRERPTAAVPRRWEEIEPGLTQLTAAEAVRRLDEDGDPFDR; from the coding sequence GTGAGCGCCGACCGGCAGACGGTCGACGTCGGCGGTCGGCCGGTGCGCCTGACCCACCTCGAGAAGGTCATGTACCCCGCGTCGGGCACCACGAAGGCGGAGGTCCTCGACTACTACGTGCGGGTCGCGCCGGCGCTGCTGCGCCAGCTCGCGGACCGGCCCGTGACCCGCATCCGCTGGCCCGAGGGCACGGGCGGGGAGCGGTTCTTCGAGAAGAACGTGCCCCGGGGTGCGCCCGCCTGGCTGCGGCACCACCGCGTCCCGGCCTCCCCGGGCGGGGACGAGGACGGGACGGTGCTCGACCTGCCGGTGCTCGAGGACCTCGCCGGCCTCGTGTGGGCCGCCAACCAGGGTGCGCTCGAGCTGCACACGCCGCAGTGGACCGTCGGCCCCCGCGGCGGCGTGCGCGACGCCGACCGCCTCGTCGTCGACCTCGACCCCGGGCCCGGTGCCGGCCTCGACGCGTGCGTGCGCGTGGCGCACCTCGTCGCGGACCGGCTCGCGGCCGACGGCCTGACCCGCACGGTGCCCGTGACGTCCGGCAGCAAGGGGCTGCAGCTGTACGCGCCGCTCCCCCGGCCCCGTGCGCCGCACGACGTGCGCACCTACGCCCGTGGGCTCGCGCAGGCCGTCGCCCGCGACGAGCCGGCCCTCGTGGTGTCCGTCATGCGCAAGGACGCGCGGCCCGGCCGCGTCCTCATCGACTGGTCGCAGAACCACCCCGCCAAGACGACCATCGCGCCCTGGTCGCTGCGCGGGCGCGAGCGTCCGACGGCCGCCGTGCCGCGCCGGTGGGAGGAGATCGAGCCGGGGCTCACGCAGCTCACGGCCGCGGAGGCGGTGCGCCGGCTGGACGAGGACGGCGACCCCTTCGACCGGTGA
- a CDS encoding PHP domain-containing protein, which yields MTAREDRDRAVATLRRIAFLLERAMASSYRPAAYRAAARTVERQEPDRLHALAAAGALTDLPHVGARTADVVARALAGQPVAVLDDLERGAAAEDAAAPDDAASALLAALRGDMHAHTDASDGATPVQEMVLAALELGHDWLAITDHSPRLTVAHGLSAERLRAQTAQVAALRRVVAPFDVLTGIECDVLEDGSLDQDPDLLDELDVVVASVHSKLRMDRATMTRRMLAAVRNPRTDVLGHCTGRRLTGRERPPSEFDAEAVFAACAEHGVAVEINSRPDRLDPPHALLEVAVAAGCEFAIDSDAHAPGQLAWLRAGCERAVAHGIGPDRVVTTRSAQEVRERGRRAAAAR from the coding sequence GTGACGGCACGCGAGGACCGTGACCGCGCCGTCGCGACGCTGCGGCGCATCGCGTTCCTCCTCGAGCGCGCCATGGCGAGCAGCTACCGGCCCGCCGCGTACCGTGCCGCCGCCCGCACCGTGGAGCGTCAGGAGCCCGACCGGCTGCACGCGCTCGCCGCGGCGGGCGCGCTCACCGACCTGCCGCACGTCGGCGCCCGCACCGCGGACGTCGTCGCGCGCGCCCTCGCCGGGCAGCCCGTCGCCGTGCTCGACGACCTCGAGCGCGGGGCGGCCGCCGAGGACGCCGCGGCCCCCGACGACGCCGCCTCGGCCCTGCTCGCGGCGCTGCGGGGCGACATGCACGCGCACACCGACGCGAGCGACGGCGCGACCCCGGTGCAGGAGATGGTCCTCGCCGCCCTCGAGCTCGGGCACGACTGGCTCGCGATCACCGACCACTCGCCGCGGCTGACGGTCGCCCACGGCCTGTCCGCGGAGCGGCTGCGCGCGCAGACGGCCCAGGTCGCCGCCCTGCGACGGGTGGTCGCCCCGTTCGACGTCCTCACGGGCATCGAGTGCGACGTGCTCGAGGACGGGTCGCTGGACCAGGACCCCGACCTGCTGGACGAGCTCGACGTCGTCGTGGCCTCCGTGCACTCCAAGCTGCGCATGGACCGGGCGACGATGACCCGCCGCATGCTCGCCGCGGTCCGCAACCCCCGCACCGACGTCCTCGGGCACTGCACGGGCAGGCGGCTCACCGGACGGGAGCGGCCACCGAGCGAGTTCGACGCCGAGGCCGTGTTCGCCGCGTGCGCGGAGCACGGCGTCGCCGTCGAGATCAACTCCCGGCCGGACCGGCTCGACCCGCCGCACGCCCTGCTCGAGGTCGCCGTCGCGGCCGGGTGCGAGTTCGCGATCGACTCCGACGCGCACGCACCGGGCCAGCTGGCGTGGCTGCGCGCCGGGTGCGAGCGGGCCGTCGCGCACGGCATCGGCCCCGACAGGGTCGTGACGACGCGCTCCGCGCAGGAGGTGCGCGAGCGCGGACGACGGGCCGCCGCGGCCCGGTGA
- a CDS encoding DUF2277 domain-containing protein, with protein sequence MCRNITTLRGLEPHATDHEIEAAARQYVRKVTGVQQLSDATREPFERAVAEITAITARLLDELPERRRPPATVPPLRRPEVQARIAAREAATSGASSTS encoded by the coding sequence ATGTGCCGCAACATCACGACCCTGCGCGGCCTGGAGCCGCACGCCACCGACCACGAGATCGAGGCCGCCGCCCGTCAGTACGTCCGCAAGGTGACGGGTGTGCAGCAGCTCTCGGACGCGACGCGCGAGCCGTTCGAGCGCGCGGTCGCGGAGATCACCGCGATCACGGCCCGGCTGCTCGACGAGCTGCCGGAGCGGCGCCGTCCGCCGGCGACCGTCCCGCCGTTGCGCCGTCCGGAGGTGCAGGCGCGGATCGCCGCGCGCGAGGCGGCGACGTCCGGCGCCTCCTCGACGTCGTAG
- a CDS encoding HU family DNA-binding protein, whose translation MSVNRTELVQAVAEKAGLSNAEADKALKAFQEVLVEKLAAGEDVTISGFLSVARAERAARTGVNPQTGEKLEIPAGHRVKLTAGSALKRAVQG comes from the coding sequence GTGAGCGTCAACCGCACCGAGCTCGTCCAGGCCGTCGCCGAGAAGGCGGGCCTGAGCAACGCCGAGGCCGACAAGGCCCTCAAGGCCTTCCAGGAGGTGCTCGTCGAGAAGCTCGCCGCCGGCGAGGACGTGACGATCTCCGGCTTCCTCTCGGTCGCGCGTGCCGAGCGTGCCGCGCGCACCGGTGTGAACCCGCAGACGGGCGAGAAGCTCGAGATCCCCGCCGGTCACCGCGTGAAGCTCACCGCGGGCAGCGCCCTCAAGCGCGCCGTCCAGGGCTGA
- a CDS encoding Ku protein, which translates to MRAIWKGAVAFGLVNVPVKLYAATGEHEVRLHQVHREDGGRIRYKKVCSIDGETVEWGDIAKGYETDSGELVVLTDEDFDNLPLSTEREIEVLEFVPAEQVDPILLQKTYYLEPEKTAAKPYALLRGALEQTDRMAVVKVALRQRETMAVLRVRDKVIVLQTLLWPDEVRAADFPVLDTEVQVRPQELTMASSLVESLAADFDPSQYTDAYVTALEDLIQQKVSSGQTQAPAAAEEEREEGAGEVVDLLAALQRSVEKARSARGEASQDAPAAKKSASRASRSGGDDDEEAPAPKRRSRAKAGDTGGDDGGKAPAKRTRKKAS; encoded by the coding sequence GTGCGCGCGATCTGGAAGGGTGCGGTGGCGTTCGGCCTGGTGAACGTGCCGGTCAAGCTCTACGCCGCCACCGGGGAGCACGAGGTGCGCCTGCACCAGGTGCACCGGGAGGACGGCGGCCGCATCCGCTACAAGAAGGTGTGCAGCATCGACGGGGAGACCGTCGAGTGGGGCGACATCGCCAAGGGGTACGAGACGGACTCCGGCGAGCTCGTCGTGCTCACCGACGAGGACTTCGACAACCTGCCGCTGTCCACGGAGCGCGAGATCGAGGTGCTCGAGTTCGTCCCGGCCGAGCAGGTCGACCCGATCCTGCTGCAGAAGACGTACTACCTCGAGCCCGAGAAGACGGCCGCGAAGCCGTACGCCCTGCTGCGCGGTGCGCTCGAGCAGACCGACCGGATGGCCGTCGTCAAGGTCGCGCTGCGCCAGCGCGAGACCATGGCGGTGCTGCGCGTGCGGGACAAGGTCATCGTCCTGCAGACGCTCCTGTGGCCCGACGAGGTGCGAGCGGCGGACTTCCCCGTGCTCGACACCGAGGTGCAGGTGCGCCCGCAGGAGCTGACGATGGCGAGCTCGCTCGTCGAGTCGCTCGCCGCCGACTTCGACCCGTCGCAGTACACCGACGCGTACGTGACGGCGCTCGAGGACCTCATCCAGCAGAAGGTCTCCTCGGGCCAGACGCAGGCCCCCGCGGCCGCGGAGGAGGAGCGCGAGGAGGGCGCCGGGGAGGTCGTCGACCTGCTCGCGGCGCTGCAGCGCAGCGTCGAGAAGGCCCGCAGCGCCCGCGGCGAGGCGTCGCAGGACGCCCCGGCGGCGAAGAAGTCCGCGAGCCGCGCGTCGCGCTCCGGCGGGGACGACGACGAGGAGGCGCCCGCCCCGAAGCGACGCTCCCGCGCGAAGGCGGGGGACACGGGCGGTGACGACGGCGGCAAGGCCCCGGCGAAGCGGACGCGCAAGAAGGCCTCGTGA
- the mqo gene encoding malate dehydrogenase (quinone): protein MTTRAHETTADVDVLLVGGGIMSATLAALLTTLEPTWRIEIHERLDGPAQESSNAWNNAGTGHAALCELNYTPQKADGTVDISKAVKINEQFELSRELWSHLAAAGRLPGAENAVTHTPHMTFVRGAKDVEYLRRRHEALRSHRLFADMELSTDRATIASWAPLLVQGREDDEPIAATRATSGTDVDFGSLTRAMLDDAVARGATLHTQSEVVGLRRRRDGLWRVRVADRRWNGGGRRTRTARFVFVGAGGGALHLLQRSRIKEIRGYAGFPISGQFLRTTKPELVAQHEAKVYGKAAIGAPPMSVPHLDARVVDGGRALMFGPYAGWSMKFLKQGSWGDLVRSIRPGNLVPMLAVGLRNLDLVTYLVREVTASDTQRLRSLRAYMPTADLRDWELITAGQRVQVIKRGKGGGVLEFGTELVASADGSIAGLLGASPGASTAVATMLDLLQRCFPDRSEEWLPQLQRMMPSLGSEDWDTAFELDQLVDDGTVTSGH from the coding sequence GTGACCACGCGTGCCCACGAGACGACCGCCGACGTCGACGTCCTCCTGGTCGGGGGCGGCATCATGAGCGCGACCCTCGCCGCGCTCCTCACCACGCTCGAGCCCACGTGGCGCATCGAGATCCACGAGCGGCTCGACGGGCCGGCGCAGGAGAGCTCGAACGCGTGGAACAACGCGGGCACGGGGCACGCCGCGCTCTGCGAGCTCAACTACACGCCGCAGAAGGCCGACGGCACGGTCGACATCAGCAAGGCCGTGAAGATCAACGAGCAGTTCGAGCTCTCGCGCGAGCTGTGGTCGCACCTGGCCGCCGCCGGCCGCCTGCCGGGTGCCGAGAACGCCGTCACGCACACGCCCCACATGACGTTCGTGCGCGGCGCGAAGGACGTCGAGTACCTGCGCCGGCGCCACGAGGCGCTGCGCAGCCACCGGCTGTTCGCCGACATGGAGCTGAGCACCGACCGCGCGACGATCGCCTCCTGGGCGCCGCTGCTGGTCCAGGGCCGCGAGGACGACGAGCCGATCGCGGCCACGCGCGCCACCTCGGGCACCGACGTCGACTTCGGGTCGCTGACCCGGGCCATGCTCGACGACGCGGTCGCACGCGGGGCGACGCTGCACACGCAGAGCGAGGTCGTCGGCCTGCGCCGCCGCCGCGACGGGCTGTGGCGCGTGCGCGTGGCGGACCGGCGCTGGAACGGCGGCGGCAGGCGCACCCGCACGGCCCGCTTCGTCTTCGTCGGTGCCGGCGGCGGTGCGCTGCACCTGCTGCAGCGCTCGCGCATCAAGGAGATCCGCGGCTACGCCGGCTTCCCGATCAGCGGCCAGTTCCTGCGCACGACGAAGCCCGAGCTCGTCGCGCAGCACGAGGCCAAGGTCTACGGCAAGGCCGCGATCGGCGCGCCGCCCATGTCGGTGCCCCACCTCGACGCCCGCGTCGTCGACGGCGGCCGGGCCCTGATGTTCGGGCCGTACGCCGGGTGGAGCATGAAGTTCCTCAAGCAGGGCTCCTGGGGCGACCTGGTCCGCTCGATCCGGCCCGGCAACCTCGTCCCGATGCTCGCGGTCGGACTGCGCAACCTCGACCTGGTCACGTACCTGGTCCGCGAGGTGACGGCGTCGGACACCCAGCGCCTGCGCTCGCTGCGCGCCTACATGCCGACGGCGGACCTGCGCGACTGGGAGCTCATCACCGCCGGTCAGCGCGTCCAGGTCATCAAGCGCGGCAAGGGTGGCGGCGTGCTCGAGTTCGGCACCGAGCTCGTGGCCTCGGCCGACGGCTCGATCGCCGGCCTGCTCGGTGCCTCCCCGGGTGCGTCGACGGCCGTCGCGACGATGCTCGACCTGCTGCAGCGCTGCTTCCCGGACCGCTCGGAGGAGTGGCTGCCCCAGCTCCAGCGGATGATGCCGAGCCTCGGCAGCGAGGACTGGGACACCGCGTTCGAGCTCGACCAGCTGGTCGACGACGGGACCGTCACGAGCGGACACTGA
- a CDS encoding cellulose-binding domain-containing protein, with amino-acid sequence MRVPPLIAPLAAAGAIAALAAGVLAPAAAAGSAPAAGTVPAAAAADGYAWGNVEIVGGGFVPGIVFNQRHRDVVYARTDIGGAYRLDPATRRWVPLLDHVGWDDWSHSGVLSIATDPVDPDNVYAAVGTYTNSWDPQDGAVLRSSDRGETWQRTMLPFKVGGNMPGRGMGERLQVDPNDNRVLYLGTESGNGLWRSTDSGATWGKVASFPNPGNYAQDPTSDNDYLTSNQGVVWVTFDPTSGTTGSPTRTIYVGVADKENNVYRSTDAGATWQRVPGQPTGFLPHKGVYDHVGKQLYIATSDTGGPYDGGHGDVWRLDTTTGAWANVSPVPSSSTDNYFGYSGLTIDRQDPDTIMVTTQMSWWPDIVVFRSTDRGATWSRIWDWDGYPGRTERYTLDISGAPWLTFGKTSAPVGEPLVKLGWMTESFEIDPFDSDRALYGTGATVYGTDNLTAWDRGGKVDIRVRAQGIEETAVLDLAAPPGPVELLSGLGDIGGFVHTDIRRVPDQMYTSPYFGSTTGVDFAEAKPATMVRVGQAVDGTVESHIGVSTSSGSSWWAGQQPAGVTGGGTVAMSADGSTIVWSPAGAGVHRSTTLGSSWTPSQGVPAGARVESDRVDPQTFYAVADGRFLVSRDGGATFSPSLETGFPTTGNVRFGAVPGQRGHVWLAAETGLWRSTDAGATFTKLPGFEDGGAVGFGKAAPGASYPAIYTTSRYQGVRGFFRSTDAGATWVRINDDEHQYAWTGSVITGDPDVFGRVYVGTNGRGVVVGESDGFVPTPTPTPTPTPTATPTSTPTVTPTSTPTVTPTGTPTATPTATPTVTSGPSACAVRWTANSWNSGYTASVRLTNTGTTALSGWTLRLTLGAGQALQQGWSAQWSQSGQTLTATNAAWNGTLAPGASVDLGFNGSHTGTVTAPTGVTVNGSPCTTG; translated from the coding sequence ATGCGCGTCCCACCCCTCATCGCCCCCCTCGCCGCGGCCGGTGCGATCGCCGCGCTCGCCGCCGGGGTGCTCGCACCGGCGGCCGCCGCCGGGTCGGCTCCCGCCGCCGGAACCGTGCCGGCCGCCGCGGCCGCCGACGGCTACGCGTGGGGCAACGTCGAGATCGTCGGCGGCGGGTTCGTCCCCGGCATCGTGTTCAACCAGCGGCACCGCGACGTGGTGTACGCGCGCACCGACATCGGCGGCGCCTACCGGCTCGACCCCGCGACGCGCCGGTGGGTGCCCCTGCTCGACCACGTCGGGTGGGACGACTGGTCCCACTCGGGCGTCCTGTCGATCGCCACCGATCCCGTCGACCCGGACAACGTGTACGCGGCCGTCGGCACCTACACGAACTCGTGGGACCCGCAGGACGGCGCCGTCCTGCGCTCCTCGGACCGCGGCGAGACGTGGCAGCGCACCATGCTGCCGTTCAAGGTCGGCGGCAACATGCCCGGCCGCGGCATGGGCGAGCGCCTCCAGGTCGACCCCAACGACAACCGGGTCCTCTACCTCGGCACCGAGAGCGGCAACGGGCTGTGGCGCTCCACCGACAGCGGCGCGACCTGGGGCAAGGTCGCCTCGTTCCCCAACCCCGGGAACTACGCGCAGGACCCCACGTCCGACAACGACTACCTCACGAGCAACCAGGGCGTCGTGTGGGTGACGTTCGACCCGACGAGCGGCACCACCGGCAGCCCCACCCGGACGATCTACGTCGGCGTCGCCGACAAGGAGAACAACGTCTACCGGTCCACCGACGCCGGCGCCACGTGGCAGCGCGTGCCCGGTCAGCCCACGGGGTTCCTCCCCCACAAGGGCGTGTACGACCACGTCGGCAAGCAGCTGTACATCGCGACGAGCGACACCGGCGGCCCCTACGACGGTGGCCACGGCGACGTGTGGCGCCTCGACACGACCACGGGCGCGTGGGCGAACGTCTCGCCGGTCCCGTCCTCCTCGACGGACAACTACTTCGGCTACTCCGGTCTCACGATCGACCGGCAGGACCCCGACACGATCATGGTGACGACCCAGATGTCGTGGTGGCCCGACATCGTCGTGTTCCGCAGCACCGACCGCGGCGCGACGTGGTCGCGGATCTGGGACTGGGACGGGTACCCCGGCAGGACGGAGCGGTACACCCTCGACATCTCCGGCGCGCCGTGGCTCACGTTCGGCAAGACGTCCGCCCCCGTCGGCGAGCCGCTCGTCAAGCTCGGCTGGATGACGGAGTCGTTCGAGATCGACCCGTTCGACTCCGACCGGGCGCTCTACGGCACGGGCGCGACCGTGTACGGCACGGACAACCTCACGGCGTGGGACCGCGGCGGGAAGGTCGACATCCGCGTGCGCGCCCAGGGCATCGAGGAGACCGCCGTGCTCGACCTCGCCGCTCCCCCGGGGCCGGTCGAGCTGCTGTCCGGGCTCGGCGACATCGGCGGGTTCGTGCACACCGACATCCGGCGCGTGCCGGACCAGATGTACACCTCGCCGTACTTCGGCTCCACGACGGGCGTCGACTTCGCGGAGGCGAAGCCGGCCACCATGGTGCGGGTCGGCCAGGCGGTCGACGGGACGGTGGAGTCGCACATCGGCGTCTCGACGTCGTCGGGGTCCTCGTGGTGGGCCGGTCAGCAGCCCGCCGGGGTGACGGGCGGCGGGACCGTGGCGATGTCGGCCGACGGCAGCACGATCGTCTGGAGCCCCGCGGGGGCGGGCGTGCACCGCTCCACGACGCTCGGCTCGTCCTGGACGCCGTCGCAGGGCGTACCCGCGGGGGCGCGCGTCGAGTCCGACCGGGTCGACCCGCAGACGTTCTACGCCGTCGCCGACGGCCGCTTCCTCGTCTCCCGGGACGGCGGCGCGACGTTCTCCCCCTCCCTCGAGACCGGCTTCCCGACCACCGGCAACGTGCGCTTCGGTGCGGTGCCGGGGCAGCGCGGGCACGTCTGGCTCGCGGCCGAGACGGGCCTGTGGCGCTCGACGGACGCGGGCGCGACGTTCACGAAGCTGCCCGGCTTCGAGGACGGCGGCGCCGTCGGGTTCGGCAAGGCCGCTCCCGGTGCCTCCTACCCGGCGATCTACACCACGTCGAGGTACCAGGGCGTGCGCGGGTTCTTCCGGTCCACCGACGCGGGGGCCACGTGGGTCCGCATCAACGACGACGAGCACCAGTACGCCTGGACCGGCTCCGTCATCACGGGCGACCCCGACGTGTTCGGCCGGGTCTACGTCGGGACCAACGGGCGCGGCGTCGTGGTGGGCGAGTCCGACGGGTTTGTCCCCACCCCGACGCCCACCCCGACGCCCACGCCCACCGCCACGCCGACGTCGACGCCGACCGTGACGCCCACCTCGACGCCGACGGTCACGCCGACGGGCACGCCGACGGCGACGCCCACCGCGACGCCCACGGTGACGAGCGGGCCGTCGGCGTGCGCGGTCCGCTGGACGGCGAACAGCTGGAACAGCGGCTACACCGCGTCGGTCCGGCTGACCAACACCGGCACCACGGCGCTGTCCGGCTGGACCCTGCGCCTCACCCTGGGTGCGGGTCAGGCGCTGCAGCAGGGCTGGAGCGCGCAGTGGTCGCAGTCCGGCCAGACGCTGACGGCCACGAACGCCGCCTGGAACGGCACGCTCGCGCCGGGCGCGTCGGTGGACCTCGGCTTCAACGGCTCGCACACGGGCACCGTCACCGCGCCCACCGGCGTCACGGTGAACGGCTCCCCCTGCACCACCGGCTGA
- a CDS encoding methylated-DNA--[protein]-cysteine S-methyltransferase yields MSAVTGSDARTGAGADAHGELRRLHARLVEDAQRHGLLDVAYRVVDSPVGRLLVAAGERGVLRVAFAVQDHDAALAELAARVSPRVLEGGARLDPVLRQLDEYFAGRRRTFDVPLDLRLLTGFRREVVQTLPRVPYGATASYAAVAALAGRPAAVRAVGTACARNPVPLLLPCHRVVRSDGSPGGYAGGATAKAALLALERASAPSRPDGAQA; encoded by the coding sequence ATGAGCGCGGTCACGGGGTCGGACGCGAGGACAGGCGCGGGGGCGGACGCGCACGGTGAGCTGCGCCGCCTGCACGCCCGGCTGGTCGAGGACGCGCAGCGCCACGGGCTGCTCGACGTCGCGTACCGCGTCGTCGACTCGCCCGTCGGGCGGCTGCTGGTCGCGGCGGGGGAGCGGGGCGTGCTGCGGGTCGCGTTCGCGGTGCAGGACCACGACGCGGCGCTGGCCGAGCTCGCCGCGCGCGTCAGCCCGCGCGTGCTCGAGGGCGGCGCCCGGCTCGACCCGGTGCTGCGCCAGCTGGACGAGTACTTCGCGGGACGGCGGCGCACGTTCGACGTGCCGCTCGACCTGCGGCTGCTGACGGGGTTCCGGCGCGAGGTCGTGCAGACGCTGCCGCGCGTGCCGTACGGGGCCACCGCGTCGTACGCGGCGGTCGCCGCGCTGGCCGGCCGGCCGGCCGCCGTGCGCGCGGTGGGGACGGCGTGCGCCCGCAACCCCGTGCCGCTGCTGCTGCCCTGCCACCGCGTCGTGCGCTCCGACGGGTCGCCCGGCGGGTACGCGGGCGGGGCGACGGCGAAGGCGGCGCTGCTCGCGCTCGAGCGGGCGTCGGCACCCTCGCGTCCCGACGGCGCGCAGGCGTAG